The following coding sequences lie in one Haematobia irritans isolate KBUSLIRL chromosome 3, ASM5000362v1, whole genome shotgun sequence genomic window:
- the LOC142228961 gene encoding zinc finger BED domain-containing protein 4-like — MKGTAAFLKEVVEKFEIANKVTAIVSGNDANITAAIRLGQWRPIGCFAHSLNLVVQAALKEIDVVLTKVKRIVEYFHKSSQALKKLLDTQKQMQLPELKLKQDVATRWNSTYDMLQRIHVVKDAVIATLSLTRPELMLPLEDWDLIKEVIPILKPFYEVTIEISAEKCVTLSKVTLMCKILEGHMSKCTSENNHVIAMLLTIRSYLNNRFGGYEKQVLYSESTILDPRFKKLGFKNASNYENAVKILRANITKITLPDSNNREETHIIETNDNVDTNDFWSDFDKKFTHTVRPESNSAAAIREFDKYLNEEYLDRRKDPLDWCR; from the coding sequence ATGAAAGGCACAGCAGCATTTCTCAAGGAGGTAGTCGAGAAATTTGAAATTGCCAACAAGGTAACGGCCATAGTGAGTGGTAATGATGCTAATATTACCGCAGCTATACGACTGGGTCAATGGCGTCCAATTGGATGCTTCGCACATTCATTAAACCTTGTTGTGCAGgcagctttaaaagaaattgatGTGGTACTGACAAAAGTCAAGCGAATTGTGGAGTATTTTCATAAAAGTTCACAGGCCCTGAAAAAACTTCTAGACACGCAAAAACAGATGCAACTGCCAGAGCTTAAATTAAAACAGGATGTCGCTACTAGGTGGAATTCAACATATGATATGTTACAACGGATCCATGTTGTGAAGGATGCAGTAATAGCTACGCTGTCACTGACCAGGCCAGAATTGATGCTACCGCTTGAAGACTGGGACCTCATTAAAGAAGTCATTCCCATACTTAAGCCGTTTTATGAAGTAACTATCGAAATATCGGCGGAAAAATGTGTTACTCTTTCGAAAGTCACACTTATGTGCAAAATTCTGGAGGGTCATATGTCTAAGTGCACTTCCGAAAACAATCACGTCATAGCCATGTTGTTAACCATCCGGAGTTATCTTAATAATCGCTTTGGCGGTTATGAAAAACAAGTTTTGTACAGCGAAAGTACAATTTTGGACCCTCGATTTAAAAAATTGGGCTTCAAAAACGCTTCTAACTACGAAAACGCTGTGAAGATATTGAGGGCAAATATAACCAAAATAACATTGCCAGATTCCAATAACCGAGAAGAAACTCATATAATAGAAACAAACGACAATGTGGATACAAATGATTTTTGgagtgattttgacaaaaaattcactCATACAGTTCGTCCTGAAAGTAATTCGGCAGCAGCAATCA